A DNA window from Candidatus Binatia bacterium contains the following coding sequences:
- the bcp gene encoding thioredoxin-dependent thiol peroxidase, which yields MAITEGKAAPDFTLTDSDGNRVSLAQFKGKHVILYFYPKDDTPGCTKEACGFRDEWKDITARHNAVVLGVSADNPESHRKFATKYKLPFPLLSDPDRKVMEKYGAYGEKTMYGKKVTGVIRSTVWVGPDGKVKKHWAKVARAETHPAQVLEALREGA from the coding sequence ATGGCCATAACCGAGGGGAAAGCTGCACCGGACTTCACCTTGACCGACAGTGACGGGAATCGTGTTTCGCTCGCCCAGTTCAAAGGCAAGCACGTCATCCTGTATTTCTACCCGAAGGACGACACGCCCGGCTGCACCAAGGAGGCGTGTGGCTTCCGCGACGAATGGAAGGACATCACCGCACGGCACAACGCCGTGGTCCTCGGCGTGTCAGCCGACAACCCCGAGTCGCACCGGAAATTCGCGACTAAGTACAAGCTCCCGTTTCCGCTGCTCTCCGATCCCGACCGCAAGGTCATGGAGAAGTACGGTGCCTACGGGGAGAAAACCATGTACGGTAAGAAGGTCACCGGCGTCATCCGTTCGACGGTATGGGTAGGGCCGGACGGTAAGGTCAAGAAGCATTGGGCCAAAGTTGCCAGGGCCGAGACTCACCCGGCACAGGTATTGGAAGCCTTGCGCGAAGGAGCTTGA
- a CDS encoding PQQ-dependent sugar dehydrogenase, which translates to MIHGRLASRAVVVLGTVGAVLLPWVSAGTAYALTIAGQIRYYASGAPVGGVTVQLDGAVPATTTTDPSGQYALTGLAAGTWTVTPGKVGDLEGGLSALDASHVLQATVGLRTFTSEQALAADGTANGTVSALDASRILQVVVGILPRLPAGDACASDWVFIPVPAPAANQTLTDPAFSGGACTSGAIGFAPLANDAVAQDFLAVLIGDCTGNWSGPPTATPTVTETPTTTPTAPATLTATAPPTHTASPTQTPSVTATRTGTRTPTRTRTPTTPPTATPTAPFAWPQISMTPIATGLSLPVQVSHAGDATNRLFIVQQGGLIRLVKNGVVQPTSFLDVTSKVSCCGERGLLGLAFPQTYSGTGRFYVAYTNAAGSLVVARYRVSADPDVADAASEEVLLTVPHPGFSNHNGGQIAFSPIDGYLYVGTGDGGGGGDPGNNGQNTTVLLGKILRLDVELPTPTGTPTPYAIPTTNPAIPTPGARREIWAWGLRNPWRFAFDRLTGDLYIGDVGQGLWEEVDFQAANSPGGENYGWRVMEGPACYDPNPCSSVGLTPPVFAYDHGLGCSISGGVVYRGATYPRMHGTYFAGDYCSGRIWGLRREGAVWYSSMLLDTAHQIVAFGEDEAGDVYAVAYGGTIYRIADSVVATPTPTPA; encoded by the coding sequence ATGATCCATGGACGCCTTGCCTCGCGGGCGGTTGTTGTGCTCGGGACAGTCGGGGCGGTGCTGCTGCCGTGGGTATCTGCCGGTACCGCGTATGCCCTGACCATCGCCGGGCAGATTCGTTACTACGCGAGCGGCGCCCCGGTCGGCGGCGTCACCGTTCAACTCGACGGGGCGGTACCGGCAACGACCACCACAGACCCGAGCGGCCAGTATGCATTGACCGGCCTGGCCGCAGGCACGTGGACGGTCACACCCGGCAAGGTGGGCGATCTCGAGGGGGGCCTGAGTGCCCTCGATGCGTCGCACGTGCTGCAGGCGACCGTCGGTCTACGGACGTTCACTTCCGAACAGGCGCTGGCCGCCGATGGCACGGCAAACGGGACCGTCAGTGCGCTCGATGCGTCGCGCATCCTGCAGGTCGTCGTCGGAATCCTCCCGCGCCTGCCGGCGGGCGACGCCTGCGCATCGGACTGGGTGTTCATTCCGGTACCGGCACCGGCCGCTAACCAAACCCTCACCGATCCGGCGTTCAGCGGCGGCGCCTGCACGTCCGGAGCGATCGGCTTCGCTCCGCTCGCGAACGACGCCGTGGCGCAAGACTTTCTGGCGGTACTTATAGGCGACTGCACCGGCAACTGGTCCGGTCCGCCCACCGCAACGCCGACCGTCACGGAGACGCCGACCACCACCCCCACCGCACCGGCAACCTTGACCGCCACGGCGCCGCCGACGCATACCGCCTCGCCGACGCAAACGCCGTCCGTTACCGCGACCCGAACCGGCACGCGCACACCGACGCGGACGCGGACGCCGACGACGCCGCCAACCGCCACCCCGACCGCGCCGTTCGCCTGGCCGCAGATCTCCATGACGCCGATCGCCACAGGCCTGTCGTTGCCAGTCCAGGTCAGCCACGCCGGCGATGCGACCAACCGTCTCTTCATCGTGCAGCAGGGCGGCCTCATACGCCTCGTCAAGAACGGCGTCGTGCAACCGACGAGTTTCCTGGATGTCACGAGCAAGGTCAGTTGCTGCGGCGAACGCGGCTTGCTCGGACTGGCGTTCCCCCAGACGTATTCCGGCACGGGCCGCTTCTACGTCGCCTACACGAACGCGGCCGGCAGCCTCGTCGTGGCCCGCTATCGCGTGAGTGCCGACCCGGATGTCGCCGACGCCGCCAGCGAAGAGGTCCTGCTCACGGTTCCTCATCCGGGCTTCTCCAACCACAATGGCGGGCAGATCGCGTTCAGTCCCATCGACGGTTACCTGTACGTCGGCACCGGCGACGGAGGAGGCGGCGGCGACCCCGGCAACAACGGGCAGAACACCACCGTGCTGCTTGGCAAGATTCTACGGCTGGATGTCGAGCTGCCGACGCCGACGGGCACGCCCACACCGTACGCAATCCCGACCACCAACCCGGCGATTCCGACGCCGGGAGCGCGGCGCGAGATCTGGGCGTGGGGTTTGCGCAATCCGTGGCGGTTCGCCTTCGATAGGCTCACGGGCGATCTGTACATCGGCGACGTCGGCCAGGGGCTCTGGGAGGAGGTGGACTTTCAGGCGGCCAACAGCCCGGGTGGGGAGAACTACGGCTGGCGAGTAATGGAGGGGCCTGCGTGCTACGACCCGAATCCGTGCAGCTCGGTCGGTTTGACCCCGCCGGTGTTCGCGTACGATCACGGCCTGGGATGTTCGATCAGCGGCGGCGTGGTGTATCGAGGTGCGACCTACCCGCGCATGCACGGCACCTACTTCGCCGGCGACTACTGCAGCGGACGCATCTGGGGTCTGCGGCGCGAGGGCGCCGTCTGGTACTCCAGCATGCTGCTCGACACGGCGCATCAAATCGTCGCCTTCGGCGAAGACGAGGCCGGTGACGTCTACGCGGTCGCGTACGGCGGCACGATCTACCGCATCGCCGACAGCGTGGTAGCCACGCCCACTCCCACCCCGGCCTAA
- a CDS encoding calcium/sodium antiporter — protein sequence MDWHTFLLFIGGGALLIAGAEALIRGAARLASALGISPLVIGLTVVAYGTSSPELAVSTASSLAGQTDIAVGNVVGSNIFNVLFTLGLSSLVAPLVVAQRLVRLDVPLMIAVSVLLWLLGADGRVSRAEGVGLFAGIVAYSVFAVRSSRAESAAVRAEYAAEIEASAGPRRGTAVNLLMVLVGLGGLVLGARWFVAAAVTVAQRLGVSELVIGLTIVAAGTSLPEVATSVIASLRGERDIAVGNVVGSNIFNVLGVLGPAAVVAPGGLAVAPALLHFDLPVMVAAAVACLPIFLTGHSIARWEGGLFLAYYVAYVAYLALAATRHDALPAFSQAMVVFVLPLTAVTLAVLAVRSARERSGHR from the coding sequence ATGGACTGGCATACCTTCCTGTTGTTCATCGGCGGCGGTGCCTTGTTGATCGCCGGTGCCGAGGCGTTGATTCGCGGGGCGGCGAGATTGGCGTCGGCGCTCGGTATTTCGCCGCTGGTAATCGGCCTTACCGTGGTCGCGTACGGGACGAGTTCCCCCGAGCTCGCGGTGAGCACGGCATCGAGTCTGGCCGGGCAAACCGACATCGCGGTCGGGAACGTGGTCGGCAGCAACATCTTCAACGTGTTGTTCACTCTCGGGTTGTCGTCGTTGGTCGCGCCGCTCGTCGTCGCGCAGCGACTGGTGCGTCTCGATGTGCCGCTGATGATTGCCGTGTCGGTCCTGCTCTGGCTGCTCGGTGCCGACGGTCGGGTGTCGCGCGCGGAGGGCGTGGGCTTGTTCGCCGGCATCGTTGCGTACTCCGTCTTTGCGGTGCGCTCGAGCCGCGCCGAGAGCGCGGCGGTGCGGGCCGAGTACGCGGCGGAGATCGAGGCCTCGGCAGGCCCACGGCGCGGCACGGCCGTCAACCTGCTCATGGTGCTTGTCGGGCTGGGCGGACTTGTGCTCGGCGCGCGCTGGTTTGTGGCGGCGGCGGTTACCGTGGCGCAACGACTTGGGGTGAGCGAACTGGTGATCGGGCTGACCATCGTGGCGGCCGGGACGTCGTTGCCCGAAGTCGCCACCTCGGTCATCGCCAGCCTGCGGGGGGAACGCGACATTGCCGTCGGTAACGTCGTCGGCAGCAACATCTTCAACGTCCTCGGTGTGCTGGGCCCTGCCGCCGTCGTGGCGCCCGGCGGACTGGCGGTTGCGCCCGCGCTACTGCACTTCGACCTCCCGGTCATGGTCGCCGCGGCGGTGGCATGTCTCCCGATCTTCCTCACCGGTCACAGCATCGCACGCTGGGAGGGTGGCCTCTTCCTGGCTTACTACGTCGCTTACGTGGCGTACCTCGCGCTCGCGGCGACGCGGCATGACGCCCTGCCGGCGTTCAGCCAGGCGATGGTGGTGTTCGTGTTGCCGCTGACCGCGGTTACCCTCGCCGTGCTCGCGGTGCGCTCGGCCCGCGAGCGGTCCGGCCACCGCTGA
- a CDS encoding DUF4040 domain-containing protein, protein MYFAWLSAPDLVLTQLLVEVVTTLMILLVLYYLPRELPGREPTRRVALDASIAGAAGVGIALLSYAVMQRPLASISAYHVLNSVGLAGGNNVVNVILVDYRGYDTLGEIAVLAIAALGVVAIVRSGRRAT, encoded by the coding sequence GTGTATTTCGCCTGGTTGAGCGCCCCCGATCTGGTGCTGACCCAGTTGCTGGTCGAGGTGGTCACGACGCTGATGATCCTCCTCGTCCTATATTATCTGCCGCGCGAACTGCCGGGCCGCGAACCCACCCGGCGCGTGGCGCTCGACGCGAGTATCGCCGGGGCCGCCGGCGTCGGTATCGCGTTGCTGAGTTACGCCGTGATGCAACGCCCGCTGGCATCGATCTCGGCCTATCACGTCCTCAACAGTGTCGGACTTGCCGGCGGCAATAACGTGGTCAACGTGATTCTTGTCGATTACCGCGGCTACGACACTCTGGGCGAAATCGCCGTGCTGGCGATCGCCGCGCTCGGCGTCGTGGCCATCGTGCGCAGCGGGCGGAGAGCGACGTGA
- a CDS encoding Na+/H+ antiporter subunit C, which produces MELLLAITIGAFVATGSFMLMRPRAFSVVQGFVLLSHGVNLLLVSMGRVQLASPPIVGDAADAIADPLAQALVLTAIVISFGMTAFVLVLAYRSYQQSGTEHVDLGGKHV; this is translated from the coding sequence ATGGAACTGCTGCTCGCGATAACGATCGGCGCCTTTGTCGCCACCGGCAGCTTCATGCTGATGCGGCCGCGAGCGTTCTCCGTGGTCCAGGGTTTCGTGCTCCTCAGCCACGGCGTGAATCTGCTGCTCGTTTCCATGGGCCGGGTGCAATTGGCGTCGCCGCCGATCGTCGGCGACGCCGCCGATGCGATTGCCGATCCGCTGGCGCAAGCACTGGTGCTCACCGCGATAGTCATCTCTTTCGGCATGACGGCCTTCGTCCTGGTTCTCGCGTATCGCAGCTATCAGCAAAGCGGCACGGAGCACGTCGACCTTGGCGGCAAGCATGTCTGA
- a CDS encoding Na+/H+ antiporter subunit D: MSDLVAVIAIGPLVAALALGVCSPAWRRPLACLAVAFLIAAELRLGAAVAGGAVYVHHVGAWVPPFGIVLVADRLAVIMLLLASVTGFAVLLYDAAAPDPRLDDTPFFVLFLGLLFGLNGAFLTGDLFNLFVAFEVLLIASYGLLALAADGRQLLAGVQFTVLNLVASALFLVGVGIVYGLTGTLNFADLAVKVPAVAAADAALLQVGVLVLLIVFAAKAALLPLAFWLPDAYPAPPVPISAMFGGIATKVGVYALLRVFTTAFAEVRHPAADILLALAVVSMLIGVLGAVAQTEIRRLLSFHIVSQIGYLAFGVALFTVTGVAAALVYLVHYTIVKCALFLLGGLAESAGGSRDLRHLSGLAHRSPVLAGLFFVAGLSLAGVPPTSGFVSKLVLASAGLEARHYFAVTVAFGAGILTLFSMMKIWTMAFWGVPDAASAAVPRPLQLGAAALLVSFSVTLALAAEPLYAWALATAHQVMDVSAYVAAVLPPVTS, from the coding sequence ATGTCTGACCTCGTCGCGGTTATCGCCATCGGACCTCTGGTGGCGGCGCTCGCCCTGGGCGTATGTTCGCCCGCGTGGCGCCGCCCGCTGGCGTGCCTGGCCGTCGCGTTTCTGATTGCCGCCGAGCTGCGCCTCGGGGCGGCGGTCGCAGGGGGGGCCGTGTACGTCCATCATGTCGGGGCATGGGTGCCGCCGTTCGGTATCGTTCTGGTGGCCGACCGCCTGGCGGTCATCATGCTGCTGCTGGCGTCCGTTACCGGGTTCGCCGTGCTGCTCTATGACGCGGCCGCCCCCGATCCCCGTCTGGACGATACGCCATTCTTCGTTCTCTTCCTGGGCTTGCTGTTCGGCCTTAATGGGGCATTCCTCACCGGCGACCTCTTCAATCTGTTCGTTGCCTTCGAGGTCTTGCTCATCGCTTCGTACGGGCTCCTGGCCCTCGCAGCGGACGGGCGCCAACTGCTCGCGGGGGTGCAGTTCACGGTGCTGAATCTGGTTGCCTCGGCGCTATTTCTCGTCGGTGTGGGGATCGTTTATGGACTGACCGGCACGCTCAACTTCGCGGACCTCGCCGTCAAGGTGCCGGCGGTGGCGGCCGCCGACGCCGCGCTCCTTCAGGTCGGTGTCCTCGTGCTCCTGATCGTATTCGCCGCCAAGGCCGCCTTGCTGCCTCTGGCGTTCTGGCTCCCGGACGCGTACCCGGCCCCACCGGTGCCGATCTCGGCGATGTTCGGCGGGATAGCGACCAAGGTCGGCGTCTACGCGTTGCTGCGGGTGTTCACGACGGCGTTCGCCGAGGTACGCCATCCGGCGGCCGACATTCTACTCGCCCTCGCCGTCGTATCCATGCTGATCGGCGTCCTCGGGGCCGTGGCGCAGACGGAGATTCGTCGCCTGCTTTCGTTCCATATCGTCAGTCAGATCGGCTACCTTGCATTCGGGGTGGCACTGTTCACCGTCACCGGGGTCGCCGCCGCGCTGGTTTATCTCGTGCACTATACGATCGTGAAGTGCGCCCTGTTCCTGCTCGGCGGCCTCGCCGAGTCGGCCGGGGGCAGCCGCGACCTGCGCCACCTGAGCGGCCTCGCGCACAGATCGCCGGTGCTGGCGGGGCTGTTCTTCGTCGCCGGTCTGTCGCTGGCCGGAGTGCCGCCCACCAGCGGCTTCGTCAGCAAGCTGGTGCTGGCGAGCGCCGGCCTCGAGGCCCGGCACTACTTCGCCGTGACGGTTGCCTTCGGCGCCGGCATCCTGACGCTCTTTTCGATGATGAAGATCTGGACGATGGCCTTCTGGGGCGTGCCGGACGCCGCATCGGCGGCGGTGCCGCGGCCACTGCAACTCGGCGCGGCGGCGTTGCTGGTCTCCTTCTCGGTCACTCTCGCATTGGCCGCCGAACCGCTTTACGCCTGGGCGCTGGCCACTGCCCACCAGGTCATGGACGTTTCGGCCTATGTCGCCGCGGTGCTGCCGCCGGTAACGTCATGA
- a CDS encoding Na+/H+ antiporter subunit E: MNPRLRASVDQGLYAAVLAAAWIALQQRLTIGDAAIGLALGLGLVRATRHFAAGRIWVRRPVVAFRLVVDFLRELTVSTLQVAATVMSPRLRIRPAFIVVPLALADDFAITILANMITLTPGTLTLDIAPDRSALYVHCLSVDDVEEVRARIRRLFERPIEEGVTCSISPLT, from the coding sequence ATGAATCCCCGCCTGCGCGCTTCCGTGGATCAGGGTCTTTACGCCGCGGTACTCGCCGCCGCCTGGATCGCCCTGCAACAGCGCCTCACGATCGGCGACGCCGCGATCGGACTGGCACTGGGACTGGGGCTCGTGCGGGCCACCCGGCATTTCGCGGCCGGACGCATATGGGTGCGCCGGCCCGTGGTCGCCTTTCGTCTGGTGGTGGACTTCCTGCGGGAACTCACCGTGTCGACACTGCAGGTCGCCGCCACCGTGATGAGTCCGCGACTGCGGATTCGTCCGGCTTTCATCGTCGTGCCCCTCGCGCTCGCCGACGATTTCGCCATCACGATTCTGGCCAACATGATCACCCTGACCCCGGGAACTCTCACGCTCGACATCGCCCCGGATCGCTCCGCTCTCTATGTTCACTGCCTGTCGGTGGACGACGTCGAAGAGGTCCGGGCTCGGATTCGACGGTTGTTCGAACGGCCCATCGAGGAGGGCGTAACGTGCTCGATCTCGCCATTGACGTGA
- a CDS encoding monovalent cation/H+ antiporter complex subunit F produces MLDLAIDVSLVGLALSLALCAIRLVRGPHAVDRVLALDTMTVNVVALLLVLSVAWRTEVFLESILALAVLAFVSTVAIAKYLMRGRVIE; encoded by the coding sequence GTGCTCGATCTCGCCATTGACGTGAGCCTGGTGGGCCTGGCGTTGTCGCTCGCGCTCTGCGCGATCCGTCTCGTTCGCGGCCCGCACGCGGTCGATCGCGTGCTGGCGCTCGACACCATGACCGTCAATGTCGTCGCGTTGCTCCTGGTGCTGTCGGTGGCGTGGCGAACGGAGGTCTTCCTCGAAAGTATCCTGGCCCTGGCTGTACTGGCGTTCGTCAGCACCGTGGCCATCGCCAAGTATCTGATGCGCGGCCGCGTAATCGAATGA
- the mnhG gene encoding monovalent cation/H(+) antiporter subunit G, translating to METAAAILLLLGTGFTLIASVGLVRLPDFYTRMHAPTKAGTVGVSSIAAAAAMALPGDPIEIALKAALIIALLFVTAPIGAHMLARAARSARVPATEATHVDELPPAGPL from the coding sequence ATGGAGACCGCCGCCGCCATCTTGCTGCTGCTGGGCACCGGGTTCACCCTGATCGCCTCCGTCGGTCTGGTCAGGCTTCCGGATTTCTACACCCGGATGCACGCGCCCACGAAGGCCGGAACCGTCGGCGTGAGCAGCATCGCGGCGGCGGCGGCCATGGCCTTGCCGGGCGATCCGATCGAGATCGCCCTCAAGGCCGCCCTGATCATCGCTCTGCTGTTCGTCACCGCCCCGATCGGAGCGCACATGCTGGCGCGGGCCGCGCGCTCCGCTCGGGTACCGGCCACCGAGGCAACGCACGTCGACGAACTGCCGCCCGCCGGGCCCCTCTGA
- a CDS encoding metalloregulator ArsR/SmtB family transcription factor — translation MATPSMLEWMNALGDATRARLVRAVEHAELSVADLCAILQLPQSTVSRHLKVLRDAGWVASRTEGTNHFYRLAAADLELPARRLWALLREQLAGRRDVENDDRRLAAILAARQTRSQAFFSSAAGQWDRLRRELFGDRFDLVALGALLDEAWIVGDLGCGTGQLSEVLAPFVRRVVAVDGSRAMLTAARRRLNGTGNVELRHGRLQALPIDDAALDAALSCLVLHHVPDPAAALREAARVLRPGGRLLIVDMLRHDRREYRQQMGHEWLGFEPTELSGWLAETGFDRVRVQSLPPAPQVKGPALFAASARRTASPAGTNKRNAIKPNRRNA, via the coding sequence ATGGCGACCCCATCGATGCTGGAGTGGATGAACGCGCTCGGCGACGCGACCCGCGCGCGGCTGGTGCGAGCCGTGGAGCACGCCGAACTGAGCGTCGCCGACCTGTGCGCGATCCTGCAGCTGCCGCAGTCGACGGTCAGCCGTCACCTGAAGGTCCTGCGCGACGCCGGTTGGGTCGCATCGCGAACCGAAGGCACCAACCATTTCTACCGTCTGGCCGCGGCCGACCTGGAGCTGCCGGCGCGCCGGCTCTGGGCTCTACTGCGCGAACAACTCGCGGGCCGCCGTGACGTGGAGAACGACGACCGGCGGCTGGCCGCGATTTTGGCGGCCCGGCAGACGCGTTCGCAGGCGTTCTTCAGCTCGGCGGCGGGACAGTGGGATCGCCTGCGGCGCGAGCTTTTCGGCGATCGCTTTGATCTCGTCGCGCTGGGGGCCCTGCTCGACGAGGCCTGGATCGTCGGCGATCTCGGCTGCGGCACCGGTCAGCTCAGCGAGGTGCTGGCGCCGTTCGTTCGCCGCGTCGTCGCCGTCGACGGTTCCCGTGCGATGCTGACGGCGGCGCGGCGCCGTCTGAACGGCACGGGCAACGTCGAATTGCGGCACGGGCGTCTGCAGGCGCTACCCATCGACGACGCGGCGCTCGACGCGGCATTGAGCTGCCTCGTACTGCACCATGTCCCCGACCCGGCGGCGGCGCTGCGCGAGGCGGCGCGGGTTCTGCGCCCGGGCGGGCGCCTGTTGATCGTCGATATGCTGCGCCACGACCGCCGCGAGTACCGGCAACAGATGGGCCACGAGTGGCTCGGCTTCGAACCGACGGAGTTGAGCGGGTGGCTCGCCGAGACCGGCTTCGATCGTGTTCGCGTGCAGTCCCTGCCACCCGCTCCGCAGGTGAAGGGTCCGGCACTATTTGCCGCGTCGGCGAGGCGCACCGCGTCGCCGGCCGGCACCAACAAGCGCAACGCCATCAAACCCAACAGGAGGAACGCATGA
- the ahcY gene encoding adenosylhomocysteinase, protein MSKTAELKKAAPHLTADRPPFKVKDLSLAALGRAEIRLAEQEMPGLMALRQKHAAAQPLQGAKIMGSLHMTVQTAVLIETLTDLGADVRWVSCNIFSTQDHAAAAAVVGRTGTVHDPRGAAVFAWKGESLEDYWWCTNEALVWPDGSGPDLIVDDGGDATLLVHKGLEFERSGAVPGFDANSEPEEWGIILDLLRRLQKNAPGQWERISTRIRGVSEETTTGVHRLYEMAKKGTLLFPAINVNDSVTKSKFDNIYGCRHSLIDGLNRATDVMLGGKIAVVCGFGEVGKGCAESLRGQGCRVIVTEIDPICALQAAMQGYEVATVEDYVRTADIFVTATGNFGIITAAHMAQMKDKAIVGNIGHFDNEIDMAGLARLPGIEKINIKPQYDEWVFPDGHSVLVLAEGRLLNLGCATGHPSFVMSASFTNQVLAQLELWQHNAEYERKVYMLPKQLDEEVARLHLGKLGVKLTRLTPQQAEYIGVAADGPYKPDHYRY, encoded by the coding sequence ATGAGCAAGACCGCGGAGTTGAAGAAGGCAGCGCCACACCTGACTGCCGATCGGCCGCCGTTCAAGGTGAAGGATCTGTCGCTGGCGGCGCTCGGCCGCGCCGAGATCCGGCTCGCCGAGCAGGAAATGCCCGGCCTCATGGCCTTGCGGCAGAAGCACGCCGCCGCACAGCCTCTCCAGGGGGCGAAGATCATGGGCTCGCTGCACATGACGGTGCAGACCGCCGTCCTGATCGAGACGCTGACGGACCTCGGCGCCGATGTGCGCTGGGTGTCGTGCAACATCTTCAGCACCCAGGACCACGCCGCGGCGGCGGCCGTCGTCGGCCGCACTGGCACCGTCCACGACCCGCGCGGCGCCGCCGTGTTCGCCTGGAAAGGCGAGTCACTCGAAGACTACTGGTGGTGTACGAACGAGGCACTGGTGTGGCCGGACGGTTCGGGGCCGGACCTCATCGTCGACGATGGCGGTGACGCCACGCTGCTCGTCCACAAGGGACTCGAGTTCGAACGGTCCGGCGCGGTACCGGGCTTCGACGCAAACAGCGAACCCGAGGAGTGGGGCATCATCCTCGATCTGCTGCGCCGCCTGCAGAAGAACGCGCCGGGGCAGTGGGAACGCATCAGCACCCGCATCCGCGGCGTGAGCGAGGAAACGACCACCGGCGTGCACCGTCTCTACGAGATGGCGAAAAAGGGCACGCTCCTTTTCCCCGCCATCAACGTCAACGACTCGGTAACGAAGAGCAAGTTCGACAACATTTACGGCTGCCGGCATTCGCTGATCGATGGTCTCAATCGCGCCACCGACGTGATGCTGGGGGGTAAGATTGCCGTAGTCTGCGGTTTCGGCGAAGTGGGCAAGGGCTGCGCCGAGTCGCTGCGCGGCCAGGGCTGCCGGGTGATCGTTACCGAGATCGACCCGATCTGCGCACTGCAAGCGGCGATGCAGGGCTACGAGGTGGCAACGGTCGAGGACTACGTGCGCACGGCCGACATCTTCGTCACCGCGACCGGCAACTTCGGCATTATCACCGCGGCACACATGGCGCAGATGAAGGACAAGGCGATCGTCGGCAACATCGGCCACTTCGACAACGAAATCGACATGGCCGGCCTCGCCAGGCTCCCCGGAATCGAGAAGATCAACATCAAGCCGCAGTATGACGAGTGGGTCTTCCCCGACGGCCACTCCGTGCTCGTCCTCGCCGAAGGGCGCCTGCTGAATCTCGGCTGTGCCACCGGCCATCCGTCGTTCGTCATGAGCGCGTCGTTCACCAACCAGGTCCTGGCGCAACTCGAACTGTGGCAGCACAACGCGGAGTACGAGCGCAAGGTCTATATGCTACCGAAGCAACTCGACGAAGAGGTGGCCCGGCTGCATCTCGGCAAGCTCGGCGTCAAGCTTACCCGTCTGACGCCGCAGCAGGCGGAGTACATCGGCGTCGCGGCCGACGGCCCATACAAGCCGGACCATTATCGGTACTGA